The Rickettsiales bacterium genome segment GGCTTACTGGGCCTCTGATATGGGTGTAGAGGCGGACATGTTCATCAATAAGGTGAGTACGAGTATTTTTTCAGGTGAGGGGATCATCCAAACAGCCGTGAGCGGTACGGGTAAGGTAATTATGCAGGCGCCGGGTGAGATTGAAGTGATCGACTTGCGTAATGACCGTTTGGTCATCGATGGCTCCTTTGCCGTGGCGCGTAGTGATACGCTCGACTTTAGCATCCAGCAATCTGCGCGCTCGCTGCTTGGAACGGTTACTTCAGGCGAGGTGCTGGTAACCGTGCTTCAGGGAACGGGCAGGGTGTATCTTGCGCCAATACCGAACCATACTCTCATGCTACAGAACATCATTCTCTCTTCGATGAGTAATATGCTTGCACAGTTTAGACCAGATAGGCACAGTGGGTAGCATGGCAGAAGAAAACAACACAACAAAAGTATCCGTCGTGGGTGCGGGAGGCTGGGGCACAGCTCTCGCTATTGCCGCTAACCGCGTCGGGAGTCAGGCGAAAATTTGGGCACGTAGCGAAAGCATGTGCGAAACCATTCGCGAAACACGGACCAACGCTCAGTATTTACCAGAGGTATTTATTGATCCTGATATCGCGGTTACGAATGATTTGGCTGAAGTGCGGGGAGCGGACTTTGTCGTACTTGCTGTGCCTGCGCAAAATATGCGAGCGATTTGCATCGCCTTGGCCGATGTTCTGGCGCCTGAAACACCGCTTGTTTTAGCAAGTAAGGGGATTGAGCGCGGCAGTCTTTCGCTGATGCATGAAGTGGTGGAGGCCACGTTGCCGCAAAACCCGATATTGATCCTCTCAGGCCCTAACTTTGCAACAGAAGTCGCACGTGGTCTGCCAACTGCAACCACAGTGGCCTGCCGTAATGACGAGATCGCCAATCAATTCATCTATGCGATAGGGGGGAAGTTCTTCCGTCCTTATTATACGGATGATATTATCTCCACTCAGGTGGGCGGTGCCGTGAAGAATGTGATCGCCATTGCTTGTGGCGTTGCCATAGGTATGGGGTATGGCGAGAATGCGCGGGCAGCGCTCATGACTCGCGGTCTAGCCGAAATGATGCGTCTATCGGAGGCCCTTGGCGGGCGTCGTGAAAATCTGATGGGACTGTCGGGCATGGGAGACCTTGTGCTAACCTGTGCGAGTACCCAATCACGTAACTTTTCTTATGGAGTTCGTTTGGGCAATAATAGAAAAGAGATGGCTGGCTTACAAGCGAAGGAATCTCTAGCAGAAGGCATGGTGACAGCAGAGTCCGTTGCGCTGCTTTCTGAGCAGCTAAGTGTGCCGATGCCGCTTTGTAATGCTATTTCGCGCATCATTCATAAAGGGGCCGATATTGATGAGACGATTGAAGAGCTTCTCTCGCGCCCGTTCGTGATGGATGTAGAGCAGAGCAGTATTCGTAAATCGTCGATCAGTTCTTAATGCATTAAGGTTTTCGTAACCTAATCGTCATCATTCTGTAATCATGGCGTCACACGCCCCATGTATGTTAGGCTTAAGAAATAGAATTTCTCTTAGATGAGAAGGAGCAAGATATGAGTGATAAAATGGACGAATATGGTCAGCAGCATGATGAGTTGGTGAAGCTTTATGATTATGCGGATGAGTTGGCGATGACGATTGAGAGCGAATTTGTGGATTCTGCTCAGGCGCAGCTATCACTTGTAGAGCCTTTAATTGCTCAATTAGAAGAGTCGACAGAGGTTCTGACAGAAGAATTTGTGCATTTTGCAGGAGAAGAAGCTAACCGCTCATCACGCGGACGTATCGAAAAAGCGTTGCGTAAAGTCTACACTGCTATGGATGATTATACCCTGAAATTGCATGGAAGTCTGAAAAAGAAAGCGAGCGGTGTTACGAATATCGCGGATGCTATCATTATGAAACTTAAAGAAAAAATGGAAGAGGTGATTGTCATCTTCCTTCATTTTACTCAGCTATCGCTGGACCGGGTTATGCAAAAACACGAACTGGAAGAAATCAAAAGAAACCAAGAACATGTCTTTTTTCAGTTGCATAATCTATCGCAACAGCATTAAATGCGATCACAGTTTCCCCACCTTGTGCCGGCGTGTTCTTCACGCTGGCCTTTTTTTTATTTAATAGGTTTATGAGGAGGGGGAATCTATTTGTAGGGAGAGGTTCTCAATATAATCGCTTTCCGAAAAGCGAAAGAAGCGATTCCAGATAGTTAAGCCAAGAATCAGTAAGTGCCCCACAA includes the following:
- a CDS encoding NAD(P)-dependent glycerol-3-phosphate dehydrogenase; translated protein: MAEENNTTKVSVVGAGGWGTALAIAANRVGSQAKIWARSESMCETIRETRTNAQYLPEVFIDPDIAVTNDLAEVRGADFVVLAVPAQNMRAICIALADVLAPETPLVLASKGIERGSLSLMHEVVEATLPQNPILILSGPNFATEVARGLPTATTVACRNDEIANQFIYAIGGKFFRPYYTDDIISTQVGGAVKNVIAIACGVAIGMGYGENARAALMTRGLAEMMRLSEALGGRRENLMGLSGMGDLVLTCASTQSRNFSYGVRLGNNRKEMAGLQAKESLAEGMVTAESVALLSEQLSVPMPLCNAISRIIHKGADIDETIEELLSRPFVMDVEQSSIRKSSISS
- a CDS encoding AIM24 family protein — protein: MPNWYIKKKDLLNYVEINLRNEAVRTEAGAMRYYQGPIEMKSTMPSIKGFLKSKLAGERAFRPVYEGSGKLVLEPSFKNFFELDLKNERYILDRGAYWASDMGVEADMFINKVSTSIFSGEGIIQTAVSGTGKVIMQAPGEIEVIDLRNDRLVIDGSFAVARSDTLDFSIQQSARSLLGTVTSGEVLVTVLQGTGRVYLAPIPNHTLMLQNIILSSMSNMLAQFRPDRHSG